A genomic window from Glycine max cultivar Williams 82 chromosome 17, Glycine_max_v4.0, whole genome shotgun sequence includes:
- the LOC100793680 gene encoding tetraspanin domain-containing protein, whose product MACRGCWECLLKLLNFILTLAGLAMVGYGIYLFVEYNKAWDNTLNFSEDKTEVQFGRPMLVVVSLSNSFLDELPKAWFIYLFIGIGAVLFVISCFGCIAALTRNGCCLSFYSVLVLLLILVELGCAAFTFFDKSWKEEIPKDKTGDFDMIYEFLRENWNVVRWVALGIVIFEALLFVLALIVRAANRPPEYDSDEEYINPRQQVRQPLLNRPAGPASGAPATGTLDKRPSRNDAWSARMREKYGLDTSEFTYNPSESHRYQQVNPQPTEERSRCAIM is encoded by the exons ATGGCTTGTAGGGGATGCTGGGAATGCCTTTTGAAGCTTTTGAACTTCATATTGACTCTTGCTGGTCTGGCCATGGTGGGCTACGGGATTTATCTGTTTGTTGAATACAATAAAGCTTGGGATAATACTCTCAATTTCAGTGAGGATAAAACGGAAGTTCAATTTGGCAGACCCATGCTAGTGGTTGTGTCTCTGTCCAACAGTTTTTTAGATGAGTTGCCCAAGGCTTG gtttatttacttatttattggAATTGGTGCGGTCCTCTTTGTCATTTCTTGTTTCGGTTGTATTGCAGCTCTGACACGGAATGGATGCTGCCTGAGCTTT TATTCAGTTTTAGTGTTGTTGTTGATCTTAGTGGAGCTGGGATGTGCAGCCTTTACATTTTTTGACAAAAGCTGGAAAGAA GAAATTCCTAAGGACAAAACTGGAGATTTTGATATGATATATGAATTTCTGAGAGAGAACTGGAATGTTGTGAGATGGGTTGCTCTTGGAATTGTCATCTTTGAG GCTCTTCTTTTTGTATTAGCCCTTATTGTCAGGGCTGCAAACAGGCCACCAGAGTATGATAGTGATGAAGAGTACATTAATCCAAGGCAGCAAGTTCGTCAGCCTTTGCTAAACAGACCAGCAGGCCCTGCATCAGGTGCGCCAGCAACTGGCACACTTGATAAGCGTCCAAGCAGAAATGATGCATGGAGTGCACGGATGAGGGAGAAG TACGGGCTGGATACTTCAGAATTTACTTACAACCCATCAGAATCACATAGGTACCAGCAAGTAAACCCTCAGCCAACTGAAGAAAGAAGCCGCTGTGCCATCATGTGA